A window of the Shinella zoogloeoides genome harbors these coding sequences:
- a CDS encoding coniferyl aldehyde dehydrogenase produces the protein MSQPTGTMEEDARALLDSQRRAFLRDGPPDIRRRKAALARLRAAALTHRATVAEAISVDFGHRSRHETDLMEVFGVIQSIDYLSRNLARFMKPERRHVGLFYRVGRAYVEYQPKGVVGVMAPWNYPFSLSLIPLATALAAGNRVMLKPSELTPRTSEAMQHMLAGIFTPDEVSIVLGGPEVGAAFSALPFDHLLFTGSTDVGRKVMTAAGGNLVPLTLELGGKSPVVVARGYAGERTLDSIVFGKLANSGQTCVAPDYALVHEDDLAAFVEGYGRAVARAYPAGPASDDYTSIVSDRHFARLQGLLDDARGRGAQVTAVGARPESAATRPRTLAPALVLGAGDDAAVMREEIFGPILPVRPYRTLDDVIDYVNGRPRPLALYYFGEEDADCARLLRLTASGNVGINNTMIHVAQDDLPFGGIGPSGMGAYHGPEGFRTMSHARGVFVQGRWNLPRLLRPPFGRLVERALAVTLGKR, from the coding sequence ATGAGCCAGCCGACCGGAACGATGGAGGAGGACGCCCGCGCCCTGCTCGACAGCCAGCGCCGTGCCTTCCTGCGGGACGGGCCGCCGGATATCCGCCGGCGCAAGGCCGCGCTCGCGCGGCTGCGCGCTGCGGCGCTCACCCACCGGGCCACGGTGGCGGAGGCGATCAGTGTGGATTTCGGGCACCGCTCGCGTCACGAGACCGATCTGATGGAGGTCTTCGGCGTCATCCAATCGATCGACTATCTCAGCCGCAACCTGGCCCGCTTCATGAAGCCGGAGCGCCGGCATGTCGGCCTGTTCTATCGGGTCGGCCGGGCCTATGTGGAATACCAGCCGAAAGGCGTCGTCGGCGTGATGGCGCCGTGGAATTATCCTTTCTCGCTGTCCCTCATCCCGCTCGCGACCGCCCTTGCGGCCGGCAACCGGGTGATGCTGAAGCCCTCCGAGCTGACCCCGCGCACGAGCGAGGCGATGCAGCATATGCTTGCGGGCATCTTCACGCCCGACGAGGTTTCCATCGTGCTCGGCGGGCCGGAGGTCGGCGCGGCCTTCAGCGCCTTGCCCTTCGACCACCTGCTTTTTACCGGCAGCACCGATGTCGGCCGCAAGGTCATGACGGCGGCAGGCGGGAACCTGGTGCCGCTGACCCTCGAACTCGGCGGTAAAAGCCCGGTCGTCGTCGCGCGCGGCTATGCCGGCGAGCGCACCCTCGACAGCATCGTGTTCGGCAAGCTCGCAAACAGCGGCCAGACCTGCGTCGCGCCGGACTATGCGCTCGTCCACGAGGACGACCTTGCGGCCTTCGTCGAGGGATATGGCAGGGCCGTCGCCCGGGCCTATCCCGCCGGGCCGGCGAGCGACGACTATACGTCCATCGTCAGCGACCGGCACTTCGCGCGATTGCAGGGGCTTCTCGACGATGCACGCGGCAGGGGCGCGCAGGTGACGGCAGTCGGCGCACGGCCCGAAAGCGCGGCGACCCGGCCGCGCACGCTTGCCCCGGCGCTGGTTCTCGGTGCCGGCGACGATGCGGCCGTGATGCGTGAGGAGATCTTCGGCCCGATCCTGCCGGTGCGCCCCTATCGCACGCTCGATGACGTGATCGATTACGTCAATGGCCGCCCGCGTCCGCTGGCGCTCTATTATTTCGGTGAGGAGGATGCCGATTGCGCGCGCCTGCTGCGGCTGACCGCATCGGGCAATGTCGGCATCAACAACACGATGATCCATGTCGCGCAGGACGACCTGCCCTTCGGCGGCATCGGCCCGAGCGGCATGGGCGCCTATCACGGCCCGGAAGGTTTTCGCACGATGAGCCACGCCAGGGGCGTGTTCGTTCAGGGGCGCTGGAACCTGCCGCGCCTGCTGCGCCCGCCATTCGGCAGGCTGGTGGAGCGGGCGCTGGCCGTGACGCTGGGGAAGCGGTAA
- a CDS encoding acetoacetate decarboxylase family protein, producing MERHVVDVEFAGQTVQVPAGGYYDRFRMNPDLDEVARDPAAGNIDFFRRIPKQMVSSRVGPVWAPNFYYRSSNAQLLFLAPLSRLRAMLPMPLEPLRAVPGYGLVALTFYSYAVCDNDPYNEASIAIIVRRPGARGSHGLELLRSMRRRSFHAHVLALPVTTEIARVRGVQGYQLPKWRAQIDLAIGDAVTAHVAAADGTPDLALRAPLPVLRDVAPQSHMASNIALNLIDGRWHQTVVQWNMLSFAQTLLPKGVELTRAGGPMSQLLDGLGARKLLRMDVVKDAQLVLNMPRPVAALEGV from the coding sequence ATGGAGCGGCATGTTGTCGACGTCGAATTCGCCGGGCAGACGGTGCAGGTTCCCGCTGGCGGATATTACGACCGGTTCCGCATGAACCCCGATCTCGACGAGGTGGCGCGGGACCCGGCGGCGGGGAATATCGATTTCTTCCGCCGCATTCCCAAGCAGATGGTGTCCTCGCGGGTCGGCCCCGTCTGGGCGCCGAATTTCTACTATCGCAGCAGCAATGCGCAGCTTCTCTTCCTCGCGCCGCTGTCGCGCCTGCGGGCGATGCTGCCCATGCCGCTCGAGCCGCTGAGGGCCGTTCCGGGTTATGGTCTCGTCGCGCTGACCTTCTATTCCTACGCCGTCTGCGACAACGATCCCTATAACGAGGCCTCCATCGCCATCATCGTCCGCCGGCCCGGCGCGCGGGGATCGCACGGGCTGGAACTGCTGCGGTCCATGCGCCGCCGCAGCTTCCACGCCCATGTGCTGGCGCTTCCGGTGACGACGGAGATCGCGCGGGTGCGCGGCGTCCAGGGCTACCAGCTCCCCAAATGGCGGGCGCAGATCGATCTTGCCATCGGCGATGCGGTGACGGCCCACGTCGCGGCGGCCGACGGGACGCCCGATCTTGCACTCCGCGCGCCGCTTCCGGTCTTGCGCGATGTCGCGCCGCAATCCCATATGGCGAGCAACATCGCGCTCAACCTGATCGACGGGCGCTGGCACCAGACCGTCGTGCAATGGAACATGCTGTCCTTCGCGCAGACCCTCTTGCCGAAGGGCGTCGAACTGACGCGGGCGGGCGGGCCGATGAGCCAGCTCCTCGACGGGCTCGGCGCGCGAAAACTCCTGCGCATGGACGTGGTGAAGGATGCGCAACTGGTTCTCAACATGCCGCGGCCGGTGGCCGCGCTCGAAGGCGTCTGA
- a CDS encoding LysR family transcriptional regulator, with protein sequence MALPSLNGMRAFEAAARLGSIKDAAEELHLTPSAVSRHIRTLEKTLGQELFERGFRQVTPTMRGSYYARTLSEAFETIWRATEDVSLREGPRSRKAQRVKLMCEPTFLNLWLADRLPDFRRLHPSVDLEISTSGKRTNVDLAIVDEFVYKAGPALTLMIPLLLTPVCAPSLLEGSVPLRSPADLLHHHLIHECETTRWKQWLGQEGLAAASVPVGSTLHDCTLIMREVMNGAGVALADTIMAEDLLRQGKLVAPFAARHAYPAGYYLQQRRSIGNKAGAGIFQEWLLAEVAEHKRAMEIE encoded by the coding sequence ATGGCTTTACCTTCACTCAACGGCATGCGCGCTTTCGAGGCCGCCGCGCGCCTCGGCAGCATCAAGGATGCGGCGGAGGAACTGCACCTGACCCCGTCGGCGGTCAGCCGGCATATCCGCACGCTGGAGAAGACGCTCGGCCAGGAGCTGTTCGAGCGCGGTTTCCGGCAGGTCACGCCGACGATGCGCGGCTCCTACTACGCGCGCACGCTCTCGGAGGCTTTCGAGACGATCTGGCGCGCGACGGAGGATGTCAGCCTGCGCGAGGGGCCGCGCAGCCGCAAGGCGCAGCGCGTCAAGCTGATGTGCGAGCCGACCTTCCTGAACCTGTGGCTGGCCGACCGCCTGCCGGACTTCCGCCGCCTTCATCCGAGCGTCGATCTGGAAATCTCCACCTCCGGCAAGCGGACCAATGTCGATCTCGCGATCGTCGATGAATTCGTCTACAAGGCCGGCCCGGCGCTCACCTTGATGATCCCGCTGCTGCTAACCCCGGTCTGCGCGCCATCCTTGCTGGAAGGGAGCGTGCCGCTGCGCTCGCCCGCCGATCTCCTTCACCACCACCTCATCCATGAATGCGAGACGACGCGCTGGAAGCAATGGCTCGGGCAGGAGGGGCTTGCCGCCGCCAGCGTTCCGGTCGGCTCCACCCTGCACGATTGCACGCTTATCATGCGCGAGGTGATGAACGGCGCGGGCGTCGCCCTTGCCGATACGATCATGGCGGAAGATCTGTTGCGGCAGGGCAAGCTCGTCGCCCCCTTCGCCGCTCGTCATGCCTATCCGGCCGGCTATTACCTTCAGCAGCGCCGCAGCATCGGCAACAAGGCCGGCGCGGGTATTTTCCAGGAGTGGCTTCTCGCCGAGGTGGCCGAACACAAGCGCGCGATGGAGATCGAATAG
- a CDS encoding LysR family transcriptional regulator encodes MKAHYLKLNQLRFLAALKRKGKLSLAAEEMNISQPAASRTLAEIEALVGRQICTRNAHGFVFNEFGNVLAARANRIVAEVENIGRDMQEVADGLRGRVRIGAVTAAAVAYALPASLALRAQAPHAQLQIDVEPSLTLMQRMRAGEYDFVLARVSAADDPAAYDVRPIGEEVLSFAVRDQHPLAGRKRLGFPDLSPYDWIIQPAGSPIWSTVAGAFRAERADFPERVTYSASVLLTLTTVSRTDAIAPFAREVANLLMAEDLSARIVTLDMARRVSVPAYNIILNKDALLSPLAQRFLSLIEAEIQRVDP; translated from the coding sequence ATGAAAGCGCATTACCTCAAGCTCAACCAGCTCCGTTTCCTCGCCGCCCTCAAGCGCAAGGGCAAGCTCAGCCTTGCCGCCGAGGAGATGAACATCTCGCAGCCGGCCGCCTCGCGCACGCTCGCCGAGATCGAGGCGCTGGTCGGCCGGCAGATCTGCACCCGCAATGCGCATGGCTTCGTCTTCAACGAGTTCGGCAACGTGCTTGCAGCCCGCGCCAACCGCATCGTTGCGGAGGTGGAGAACATCGGCCGCGACATGCAGGAGGTGGCGGACGGCCTGCGCGGGCGGGTCCGGATCGGCGCGGTGACGGCGGCCGCCGTCGCCTATGCCCTGCCGGCCTCGCTGGCGCTGCGCGCGCAGGCCCCGCATGCCCAGTTGCAGATCGACGTCGAGCCGAGCCTGACGCTGATGCAGCGCATGCGGGCCGGCGAATACGACTTCGTGCTGGCGCGGGTGAGCGCGGCGGATGATCCGGCCGCCTACGACGTGCGCCCCATCGGCGAGGAGGTGCTGAGCTTCGCGGTGCGGGACCAGCACCCGCTCGCCGGGCGCAAGCGGCTCGGCTTCCCCGATCTCTCGCCCTACGACTGGATCATCCAGCCGGCAGGCTCGCCGATCTGGTCGACGGTCGCCGGCGCTTTCCGCGCCGAGCGCGCCGACTTTCCGGAGCGCGTCACCTATTCCGCCTCGGTCTTGCTGACGCTGACGACGGTCTCGCGCACCGACGCCATCGCGCCCTTCGCGCGCGAGGTGGCCAATCTCCTGATGGCGGAAGACCTCAGCGCACGCATCGTCACGCTCGACATGGCCCGCCGCGTCAGCGTGCCGGCCTATAACATCATCCTCAACAAGGATGCGCTGCTCTCTCCCCTGGCGCAGCGCTTCCTCTCGCTGATCGAGGCAGAGATCCAGCGCGTCGATCCGTAA
- a CDS encoding MerR family transcriptional regulator: protein MNIGELAKRTGLTSSRIRFYESAGLLTAVERRPNGYRTYPQQAVLVLELIATAQKAGFSLEEIRTLMPSDLERWQHAELVEALRRKVADIEALETRLAASKAQLVTLIADIEAKPDDIDCAANARRVLANILGREVESRRPAPDEAGPRRKAGARRSARAG from the coding sequence GTGAATATCGGGGAACTGGCCAAGCGCACCGGCCTCACCAGCTCGCGCATCCGTTTCTATGAGAGCGCGGGCCTGCTGACGGCGGTCGAACGCCGGCCGAACGGCTACCGCACCTATCCGCAGCAGGCGGTGCTCGTGCTGGAACTGATCGCGACGGCGCAGAAGGCGGGCTTCAGCCTCGAGGAAATCCGCACGCTCATGCCGTCGGACCTCGAGCGCTGGCAGCATGCCGAACTGGTCGAGGCGCTCCGCCGCAAGGTCGCGGATATCGAGGCGCTGGAGACGAGGCTGGCCGCGAGCAAGGCGCAACTGGTCACGCTCATCGCCGATATCGAGGCGAAGCCCGACGACATCGACTGCGCGGCCAATGCGCGGCGGGTTCTGGCCAATATTCTCGGCAGGGAGGTGGAAAGCCGGCGGCCCGCCCCCGACGAGGCCGGACCGCGCCGCAAGGCCGGCGCGCGGCGTTCCGCCCGGGCCGGATAA
- a CDS encoding NADH:flavin oxidoreductase/NADH oxidase family protein, whose translation MSLFSPLVLPNGVHIPNRIAKAAMEENMADGDHAPSAELLRLYEAWAEGEAGLIITGKVMVDARAMTGPGGVVLEDDRHLDRFKAWAAAGRSRGAQMWMQINHPGRQMPAALGQETLAPSAVAMEMGALSKQFPVPREMTAADIAEVERRFVATALLAERAGFTGVEVHAAHGYLLSQFLSPLANRRQDRWGGSLENRARLLLDIVRAIRVAVAPGFAVAVKLNSADFQRGGFSPEDAQAVVRMLGALGVDLVELSGGSYEAPAMMGSARDERTLAREAYFLDFAREIAGVATMPLMVTGGIRRREVAEEVVASGVAMAGIATALAIEPALPCNWRLGRTDVPALKPIAWKNKQLASTAHMAAVKYQLTRLSRRQRTAPNVSPAWALVLSQVAARRRAKGYRRWMETRKVAA comes from the coding sequence ATGTCCCTGTTTTCCCCGCTCGTGCTGCCCAACGGCGTGCACATTCCCAACCGCATCGCCAAGGCCGCGATGGAAGAGAACATGGCCGATGGCGACCATGCGCCCTCCGCAGAACTGCTGCGTCTCTACGAGGCCTGGGCCGAGGGGGAGGCGGGGCTGATCATCACCGGCAAAGTGATGGTCGATGCGCGTGCCATGACCGGCCCCGGCGGCGTGGTGCTGGAGGATGATCGGCACCTCGACCGCTTCAAGGCCTGGGCGGCGGCGGGGCGTTCGCGCGGCGCGCAGATGTGGATGCAGATCAACCATCCCGGCCGCCAGATGCCCGCCGCGCTCGGCCAGGAGACGCTGGCCCCCTCGGCTGTGGCGATGGAGATGGGCGCGTTGTCGAAGCAGTTTCCGGTGCCTCGCGAAATGACGGCGGCCGATATCGCCGAGGTCGAGCGCCGGTTCGTGGCGACCGCGTTGCTTGCCGAGCGCGCGGGCTTCACCGGCGTCGAGGTGCATGCCGCCCATGGCTATCTGCTCAGCCAGTTCCTGTCGCCCTTGGCGAACCGCCGGCAGGACCGCTGGGGCGGCAGCCTTGAGAACCGTGCCCGCCTGCTGCTCGATATCGTGCGCGCCATCCGCGTTGCCGTCGCACCCGGCTTTGCGGTGGCGGTCAAGCTCAACTCGGCCGATTTCCAGCGTGGCGGCTTCTCGCCGGAGGATGCGCAGGCGGTGGTGCGGATGCTCGGCGCACTCGGCGTCGATCTCGTGGAACTGTCCGGCGGCAGCTATGAGGCACCGGCGATGATGGGCTCGGCTCGCGACGAGCGCACACTGGCCCGCGAAGCCTATTTTCTCGATTTCGCCCGCGAGATCGCCGGGGTGGCGACCATGCCGCTGATGGTGACGGGCGGCATTCGCCGCCGCGAAGTGGCCGAAGAGGTCGTCGCCAGCGGCGTCGCCATGGCCGGCATCGCCACCGCGCTCGCCATCGAACCCGCTTTGCCGTGCAACTGGCGTCTTGGCCGGACGGATGTGCCGGCGCTGAAGCCCATCGCCTGGAAGAACAAGCAGCTTGCCTCGACGGCGCATATGGCTGCCGTCAAATACCAGCTTACCCGCCTCAGCCGCCGGCAGCGCACGGCCCCGAACGTGTCGCCCGCCTGGGCGCTGGTCCTGTCGCAGGTGGCGGCGCGCCGCCGGGCGAAGGGCTACCGCCGCTGGATGGAAACGCGCAAGGTCGCGGCGTGA
- a CDS encoding M17 family peptidase N-terminal domain-containing protein — translation MPQSPVPVFEAADAIAADAPVIVILKADGQALGPRAAALDAAAGGILSRACSAPAEAGDCIDLVPPQGVAARRLVVLSLGKAEAITALSLAKAGGNLAAHLEDKGEDEATIVLDLSTAE, via the coding sequence ATGCCCCAATCGCCCGTCCCGGTCTTCGAAGCAGCCGACGCCATCGCCGCCGACGCTCCGGTCATCGTGATCCTGAAGGCCGACGGGCAGGCGCTCGGTCCGCGCGCCGCGGCGCTGGACGCGGCTGCGGGCGGCATTCTTTCGCGCGCCTGTTCCGCCCCGGCCGAAGCCGGCGACTGCATCGACCTCGTTCCGCCGCAGGGCGTTGCCGCGCGCCGGCTGGTCGTCCTGTCGCTCGGCAAGGCGGAGGCCATCACCGCCCTCTCGCTGGCAAAGGCCGGCGGCAACCTTGCCGCCCATCTGGAAGACAAGGGCGAGGATGAGGCGACCATCGTCCTCGATTTGTCAACGGCGGAGTAA